The following proteins are co-located in the Pseudomonas sp. DY-1 genome:
- a CDS encoding TolC family outer membrane protein, with translation MRLRLSTFLPFALAASLPVQAQSLSEAMQRAMDVHPEIQAGVNSRLSADKQLRAAKGGYLPSVDLLGGYGRESTDNTTTRATGNDHWKTMTRGESSLRLQQMVFDGFATQNEVGRQQATVNSRAYSLLGTSERTALDVAQVYIDVLRREEMVRLAQANLRSHERIFDQISLRSERGVGRLADQDQAEARLAQARNNLITEQTNLSDARTNYYSVVGMDPVDLSEPAGLPGQLPESLEGARQTLLANSPILRSAESDVAAAEKQYDAAKSFFYPRFDAELSRGADNDLDGENGHVNEWQAMLRMRYNLFAGGSNKADLESKAYQVNEALDIRNNALRVLNEELGLSWNALGNAREQLPIAQQYVDYSTRVRESYQQQFSIGERTLLDLLDSENELFTASRRLVDLRYTELFTQYRIKATIGELLKSQGVVAPMATVVQTELKPEATLPGLN, from the coding sequence ATGCGTCTGAGACTCTCCACCTTCCTCCCATTTGCCCTGGCGGCGAGCCTTCCCGTACAAGCACAGAGCCTTTCTGAAGCCATGCAGCGAGCCATGGACGTTCACCCGGAAATCCAGGCTGGTGTTAATAGCCGTCTGTCGGCCGACAAGCAGTTGAGGGCAGCCAAGGGCGGCTACCTACCGTCCGTCGACCTGCTGGGCGGCTATGGTCGCGAAAGCACCGACAACACCACCACCCGTGCCACGGGCAATGACCACTGGAAGACCATGACCCGTGGTGAGTCCAGCCTGCGCCTGCAACAAATGGTGTTCGACGGCTTTGCCACGCAGAACGAAGTCGGCCGCCAGCAGGCCACCGTGAATTCCCGTGCCTACTCGCTGCTCGGGACCTCCGAGCGCACCGCGCTGGACGTGGCCCAGGTCTACATAGATGTGCTGCGCCGTGAAGAAATGGTGCGACTGGCCCAGGCCAACCTGCGCAGCCACGAGAGAATCTTCGATCAGATCAGCCTGCGCAGCGAGCGCGGGGTAGGGCGTCTGGCCGACCAGGACCAGGCGGAAGCACGTCTGGCCCAAGCCCGTAACAACCTGATCACAGAGCAGACCAACCTCAGCGACGCCCGCACCAACTACTACAGCGTCGTGGGCATGGACCCGGTGGACCTGAGCGAGCCGGCCGGCCTGCCGGGGCAATTGCCGGAATCCCTCGAGGGCGCCCGCCAGACCCTGCTGGCCAATAGCCCGATCCTGCGTTCCGCCGAGTCCGACGTCGCTGCTGCCGAGAAACAGTACGATGCCGCCAAGTCCTTCTTCTACCCGCGCTTCGACGCGGAATTGTCCCGCGGAGCGGACAATGATCTGGACGGTGAGAACGGCCACGTCAACGAGTGGCAGGCGATGTTGCGCATGCGTTACAACCTGTTCGCTGGCGGTAGCAACAAAGCGGACCTGGAGTCCAAGGCCTACCAGGTCAACGAAGCGCTGGATATCCGCAACAACGCCCTGCGCGTGTTGAACGAAGAGCTGGGCCTGTCCTGGAACGCTCTCGGCAATGCTCGCGAGCAACTGCCGATCGCCCAGCAATACGTCGACTACAGCACCCGTGTGCGTGAGTCCTACCAGCAGCAATTCAGCATCGGCGAACGTACCCTGCTCGACCTCCTGGACAGCGAAAACGAGCTGTTCACCGCCTCGCGTCGCCTGGTGGACCTGCGTTACACCGAGCTGTTTACTCAGTACCGCATCAAGGCGACCATAGGCGAGTTGCTGAAGAGCCAGGGAGTGGTGGCACCTATGGCCACGGTCGTGCAGACCGAACTCAAGCCAGAAGCAACACTCCCCGGCCTGAACTAG
- a CDS encoding type I secretion system permease/ATPase, whose product MDPEVSRVHINTDPRGQHDDPLLDSLLSLCVLHRKPANRAMLTSGLPLPKQRLTAELLPRAAARVGLQGRLLQRRLEQIPKIAMPALLLLKEGRCAVMLGWDDDGSARLLLSESDGGEVKVTRELLQEDYSGQVFFAQPQHKYDLNQGSLIPRTKSWFRDTLKRSRWLYTDAVAASLLINLIGLGAPLFVMNVYDRVVPNQAVATLWVLAIGISGAYLFDLLLKTMRGLCLDLAGKKTDLIISATLFERIVGMAMKYRPARVGSFAQNIHEFQTLRDFLASLTMTSVIDLPFTLLILLVIGLLGGHLVWVPILAFPLAMAISWLLQKPLVATMDRTMALAAERQSSLIETLAGLDAVKVNNAESDRQYLWEQTIGTLGRLELRVKMLSSLAMNLTLMIQQLAGVVMIVAGVYLIMTGDLSMGGLIACYMLNGRALGPLTQLSGLLTRYQQARLTMKSVDQMMDLPQERQESEQPLVRSKLQGSLELRQINFTYPHQQTPALSEVNLIIRPGEKIGIIGRSGSGKSSLAKLIVGLYQADSGSLLVDGTDIRQLDVSELRHNVGYVPQDIQLFSGTLRDNLMSGARYVEDELVLQAAELSGVHEFARMHPQGYELQVGERGQNLSGGQRQNVALSRALLLDPPILLLDEPTSSMDNPGEERLKERLSAVIANKTLLLVTHRASMLSLVDRLLIIDRGRVIADGPKEAVMEALKKGQISVA is encoded by the coding sequence GTGGATCCAGAAGTCAGTCGAGTTCACATCAATACCGATCCCCGCGGTCAGCATGACGATCCTTTGCTCGACTCGTTGCTGTCCCTTTGTGTCCTGCACAGAAAACCTGCCAATCGGGCCATGCTCACCAGCGGCCTGCCGCTGCCCAAGCAACGCCTGACCGCCGAGCTGCTGCCTCGCGCCGCAGCCCGCGTCGGCCTGCAGGGCCGCTTGCTGCAGCGTCGTCTGGAGCAGATTCCGAAGATCGCCATGCCGGCCTTGCTGCTGCTCAAGGAAGGCCGTTGCGCGGTGATGCTCGGTTGGGACGACGACGGCAGTGCACGCCTGCTGCTCAGCGAGAGCGACGGTGGCGAGGTGAAGGTCACTCGCGAGCTGCTGCAGGAGGACTACAGCGGCCAGGTGTTCTTTGCCCAGCCGCAGCACAAGTACGACCTCAACCAGGGCAGCCTCATCCCGCGCACCAAATCCTGGTTCCGCGACACTCTCAAGCGCTCGCGCTGGCTCTACACCGATGCGGTTGCCGCCAGCCTGCTGATCAACCTGATCGGCCTTGGCGCTCCGCTCTTCGTGATGAACGTCTATGACCGCGTGGTGCCCAACCAGGCCGTCGCCACCCTTTGGGTGCTGGCCATCGGTATCTCCGGCGCCTACCTGTTCGACCTTTTGCTCAAGACCATGCGCGGCCTGTGCCTGGATCTGGCCGGGAAGAAGACCGACCTGATCATTTCCGCGACCCTGTTCGAGCGCATCGTCGGTATGGCGATGAAGTACCGACCGGCGCGGGTCGGCAGCTTCGCCCAGAACATCCACGAGTTCCAGACGCTTCGGGACTTCCTGGCCTCACTGACGATGACCAGTGTCATCGACCTGCCGTTCACCCTGTTGATCCTGCTGGTGATCGGCTTGCTCGGCGGTCACCTGGTGTGGGTGCCGATCCTGGCGTTCCCGCTCGCCATGGCTATCAGCTGGCTGTTGCAGAAGCCGCTGGTGGCGACCATGGATCGCACCATGGCGCTGGCCGCCGAGCGCCAGTCGAGCCTGATCGAAACCCTCGCCGGCCTCGATGCGGTGAAGGTCAACAACGCTGAAAGCGACCGCCAGTACCTCTGGGAACAGACCATCGGCACCCTGGGCCGCCTCGAGCTACGGGTGAAGATGCTCTCCAGCCTGGCGATGAACCTGACGCTGATGATCCAGCAGCTGGCGGGCGTGGTGATGATCGTCGCCGGCGTCTACCTGATCATGACCGGCGACCTCAGCATGGGCGGCCTGATCGCGTGCTACATGCTCAACGGTCGTGCCCTCGGTCCGCTGACCCAGCTTTCCGGCCTGCTGACCCGCTACCAGCAGGCACGCCTGACCATGAAGTCCGTGGACCAGATGATGGACCTGCCCCAGGAACGCCAGGAAAGCGAACAGCCCCTGGTACGTTCGAAGCTGCAGGGCAGCCTCGAACTGCGGCAGATCAACTTCACCTACCCGCATCAGCAGACGCCTGCGCTCAGCGAGGTCAACCTGATCATCCGCCCGGGGGAGAAGATCGGCATCATTGGCCGCAGCGGCTCGGGCAAGAGTTCCCTGGCCAAGTTGATCGTAGGCCTCTACCAGGCCGACTCGGGCAGCCTGCTGGTGGACGGCACCGACATCCGCCAGCTGGACGTCAGCGAGCTGCGCCACAACGTCGGCTATGTACCCCAGGACATCCAGCTGTTCAGCGGCACCCTGCGCGACAACCTCATGTCCGGCGCCCGCTATGTGGAAGACGAGCTGGTATTGCAGGCAGCCGAGTTGTCCGGCGTGCACGAGTTCGCCCGGATGCACCCGCAGGGCTATGAGTTGCAGGTCGGCGAGCGTGGTCAGAACCTCTCCGGCGGCCAGCGGCAGAACGTCGCCCTGTCCCGCGCACTGCTGCTGGATCCGCCAATCCTGCTGCTCGACGAACCAACCAGCTCCATGGACAACCCTGGCGAAGAACGTCTCAAGGAACGTCTATCCGCGGTAATCGCCAACAAGACCCTGCTGCTGGTCACGCACCGTGCCTCGATGCTTTCGCTGGTGGACCGTCTGTTGATCATCGACCGTGGCCGGGTCATCGCCGACGGCCCGAAGGAAGCGGTCATGGAAGCACTGAAGAAGGGGCAGATCAGTGTCGCATAA